One part of the Rutidosis leptorrhynchoides isolate AG116_Rl617_1_P2 chromosome 1, CSIRO_AGI_Rlap_v1, whole genome shotgun sequence genome encodes these proteins:
- the LOC139867530 gene encoding chaperonin-like RbcX protein 2, chloroplastic yields the protein MVGGISLVVDSHTSPCLCLDSLTSKTHMNHKNSEHKSGGKSQLFRPGLELKSSFVHSNFNAKTPSFNKQKKAKGLVVVNELGGQYEDSFRDVQAQLFNLFTYKAVRTVMNQLYEMNPTEYRWFYDFVVVNKPNDGKRFLRVLQKEKHELAERVMVTRLHLYGKWIKKVDHAEMYKNLSDQNLELMRERLMETVIWPSDDAANWDNFG from the exons ATGGTAGGGGGTATATCTTTGGTGGTGGATTCACATACTTCACCATGTTTGTGTTTGGATTCATTGACATCAAAAACTCATATGAATCACAAAAACAGTGAGCATAAATCAGGGGGTAAAAGTCAATTGTTTCGTCCTGGTTTAGAGTTAAAAAGTTCTTTTGTTCACTCAAATTTCAATGCAAAAACACCTTCTTTTAATAAGCAGAAGAAAGCTAAAGGTCTTGTGGTTGTTAACGAACTTGGCGGACAATATGAAGACAGTTTTCGCGATGTTCAAGCA CAACTTTTTAATCTGTTCACATACAAAGCAGTGAGGACTGTTATGAACCAACTTTACGAGATGAACCCAACTGAATATCGTTGGTTCTATGA TTTTGTGGTGGTAAACAAACCTAATGATGGGAAACGCTTTCTTCGTGTCCTCCAAAAG GAGAAACACGAGCTCGCAGAGCGAGTAATGGTGACGCGGCTTCACCTATATGGAAAATGGATTAAG AAAGTGGATCATGCGGAAATGTACAAAAATTTATCAGATCAAAACTTGGAATTGATGCGTGAGCGGTTGATGGAGACAGTGATATGGCCATCTGATGATGCTGCAAATTGGGATAATTTTGGCTAA
- the LOC139867540 gene encoding putative pentatricopeptide repeat-containing protein At3g11460, mitochondrial, whose translation MDVPISVSSNLQNRHSIPTQTHESKHWNSIIKYHTKLKDDRAILDTYTRMESLGILPDTATLPLVLKACARLQAIEKGKKLHDDVVSNTGMVHDVRVGTALVDFYSKCGLLENALNVFDKMPERDVVSWNAMISGCVGCCEYQLALDLFSYMQNWNLKANAVTVVEMLKVCAELLDLRLGKVIHGYCLRHGLFNSNDYVDSSLIGFYLKFDLSTAYLVFETLTSRNTIIWNTMITGFVNNKDYMKALKIFVSMVDNGIQCDSVTMLVVIQACAEFGSLELGMQVHQLVIKLGYSNMHTTNALLNMYTKFADLRSCYELFNSIPSRDAALWNSILSCSIESGFVDDSLYLLTEMQLDGVQINERTVVILLGLCVQISDGLVNGKSLHAYAFKIGEERNSHIENCLVNMYSMFNHIEDATRIFIKIKEVNVISYNVFVSGLVYNKLNVQACEIFVQMLDLEMKPNSQTITLIISAIDSRELLNIGRSIHGYVTKCGVHVDASLNSALTEMYMDCDDEESGMTLFENYPDKDLISWNSLMSCYIKNNQEYKALIFFHYMISWMKPNFVTIINVLSLYSHLSNLPQGRCIHAYTLRRFTSLDRDLSLANAFITMYARCGSLEYGEKVFNNLREKDIVSWNAMIAGYGVHGRGDIAMLTFEKMVNKGIKPNRVSFVSALSACSHSGMIDKGVHLFHSMVQDFFITPELVHYACLVDLLARAGFLNEAKSVIDTMPMAPDASIWRALIGACRIYNDTAMAKSSFEKLIELEPTNAGNYVLLSNIYAAAGIWSEVKDLRLIIEKRNLKKPAGRSWIVVKSRLHIFAAGDKSHTQSEKIYNKLTLLLTLVKEMGYVPDLSWVLHDEDDERKKARLSSHSEKLAIAFGLISTSGFSPILITKNLRICGDCHEFSKYVSKCSKRTIIIRDASRFHHFVDGSCSCKDYW comes from the coding sequence ATGGATGTCCCCATATCTGTATCCTCAAACCTTCAAAACCGTCATTCAATCCCAACACAAACACATGAATCAAAACACTGGAATTCAATAATCAAATATCACACTAAGCTAAAAGATGACCGTGCAATACTTGACACGTATACTCGTATGGAATCATTGGGTATTTTGCCGGATACCGCTACTTTGCCGCTAGTACTAAAGGCGTGTGCCCGACTACAAGCCATCGAGAAAGGTAAAAAACTACACGATGACGTTGTTTCGAATACGGGAATGGTTCACGATGTTCGTGTTGGAACAGCGCTCGTCGATTTTTACTCGAAATGCGGGTTGTTGGAGAATGCACTCAACGTGTTCGATAAAATGCCTGAGAGAGATGTTGTGTCATGGAATGCTATGATTTCTGGGTGTGTTGGTTGCTGTGAGTATCAGCTAGCTTTGGATTTGTTTTCTTATATGCAAAACTGGAATTTGAAAGCGAATGCGGTAACTGTTGTTGAGATGCTTAAAGTGTGTGCTGAGCTTTTGGATTTGAGGTTAGGGAAGGTGATACATGGGTATTGTTTGCGACATGGTTTGTTTAATTCGAACGATTATGTTGATTCGTCTTTAATCGGATTTTATTTGAAATTTGATCTGTCGACTGCGTATCTTGTTTTTGAAACACTGACTTCAAGAAATACGATAATTTGGAATACTATGATAACTGGATTTGTTAATAATAAGGATTACATGAAAGCATTAAAGATTTTTGTTTCGATGGTGGATAATGGGATTCAATGCGACTCTGTAACAATGTTAGTTGTCATACAAGCGTGTGCTGAATTTGGAAGCCTCGAACTCGGAATGCAAGTTCATCAACTGGTTATCAAATTGGGTTATAGCAATATGCATACAACGAATGCGCTATTAAATATGTACACCAAATTTGCAGATTTAAGATCGTGTTATGAGCTATTTAACTCGATACCATCAAGAGATGCTGCTTTATGGAATTCTATTTTATCTTGTTCTATTGAAAGCGGTTTCGTAGATGACTCGTTATACCTATTAACCGAGATGCAGTTGGATGGTGTTCAAATAAACGAACGTACGGTAGTCATCTTGCTAGGCTTATGTGTTCAAATTTCTGATGGTTTGGTAAATGGTAAAAGCTTACATGCTTATGCTTTTAAGATTGGTGAGGAAAGAAACTCACATATTGAAAATTGTTTGGTCAATATGTACTCCATGTTTAACCATATTGAAGATGCCACAAGGATTTTCATTAAAATAAAAGAGGTGAACGTAATTTCGTACAATGTTTTCGTCTCTGGTTTGGTCTACAATAAACTGAACGTTCAAGCTTGTGAGATTTTCGTTCAAATGCTGGATTTGGAGATGAAACCGAATTCTCAAACCATAACATTGATTATCTCTGCCATTGATAGCAGAGAACTTTTAAACATTGGTAGATCCATCCATGGTTACGTGACAAAATGTGGGGTCCATGTTGATGCGTCGTTAAACAGTGCATTGACTGAAATGTATATGGATTGTGATGATGAAGAAAGTGGTATGACATTGTTTGAGAATTATCCTGATAAGGATTTGATCTCATGGAACTCGTTAATGTCCTGTTATATTAAGAACAATCAAGAATACAAAGCTTTGATCTTTTTCCATTACATGATTTCATGGATGAAACCTAATTTTGTCACTATCATAAACGTTTTATCGTTATATAGTCATCTATCGAATCTTCCTCAAGGTCGATGTATACATGCTTACACGTTAAGAAGGTTTACGTCGTTGGATCGTGATTTATCTCTTGCAAATGCCTTTATTACTATGTATGCAAGATGTGGTAGTTTGGAATATGGCGAAAAAGTCTTTAATAATTTACGAGAAAAAGATATTGTTTCTTGGAACGCGATGATTGCTGGTTACGGAGTGCATGGACGTGGAGACATTGCGATGTTGACTTTCGAGAAAATGGTCAACAAAGGGATCAAACCAAATAGAGTATCATTTGTGTCTGCTTTATCTGCTTGTAGCCATTCGGGTATGATTGATAAAGGGGTACACCTATTTCATTCAATGGTTCAAGATTTTTTTATAACTCCAGAACTTGTACATTACGCTTGTTTGGTTGATCTTCTTGCTCGTGCGGGGTTTTTAAATGAGGCCAAAAGTGTTATAGACACAATGCCTATGGCACCAGATGCGTCCATTTGGCGAGCTTTGATTGGTGCTTGTCGAATATATAATGATACCGCTATGGCTAAAAGTAGTTTTGAAAAACTCATTGAATTAGAACCAACAAATGCTgggaattatgtattattatcgaaTATTTATGCGGCTGCTGGTATTTGGTCCGAGGTAAAAGACTTGAGATTGATTATTGAAAAAAGGAATTTGAAGAAACCCGCTGGCAGAAGTTGGATTGTAGTCAAAAGCAGACTTCATATATTTGCAGCAGGAGACAAATCACACACACAGTCTGAAAAGATTTATAATAAGTTGACTTTATTGTTGACTTTGGTCAAAGAAATGGGGTATGTTCCTGATTTGAGTTGGGTTCTTCATGATGAAGATGACGAGAGAAAAAAGGCGAGGCTTTCAAGTCACAGTGAGAAACTAGCTATTGCGTTTGGATTGATTAGTACGAGTGGTTTCTCGCCAATCTTGATTACGAAGAATTTAAGGATTTGTGGTGATTGTCATGAATTTAGTAAATATGTTTCGAAGTGTTCAAAGAGGACGATAATTATTCGAGATGCTAGTCGCTTTCACCATTTTGTAGATGGATCATGTTCTTGCAAAGACTACTGGTGA
- the LOC139892911 gene encoding uncharacterized protein yields MDFKAAIWNIRGMCNIDKQNEVMKFIREEKVCLCSIIETHLKPSNIDAVCSKIYGNWLWQTNSSLSTNSCRITVGWNSSLVNVMILHMARQTILCLVETLDKKTKYFCSLVYAGNNGKIRQALWKDLKAHASVVNGYPWILMGDFNTTRNISEHSAGGSHLTEDMKEFCNCINDIEVEDIRSSGFHFTWTKSLKNPLCGTLKKLDRIMCNEEFEATYPLAYGNFLPYLVSDHSPAVLHIPNGLVKKKRAFRFMNHIAHKDNFLSVVENGWKLQVEGYKMFQVVSKLKHLKKDLNKLNWENGNVFKKVDMMRKNLSSCQAAVDQHPHDPLIKKLATQASIDYELAKKDEVILLQQKAKIQWLTEGDKNTKFFHSILKSRKMRCRIVSICDDHGVRYEGDHVADVIMLLISLLIILKIFLG; encoded by the coding sequence ATGGATTTTAAAGCAGCCATTTGGAACATTAGGGGTATGTGTAACATTGATAAGCAGAATGAGGTTATGAAGTTTATTAGAGAGGAAAAGGTGTGTTTGTGTTCAATAATAGAAACACATCTTAAGCCCTCCAATATTGATGCTGTATGTTCAAAGATTTATGGCAATTGGTTATGGCAGACTAATAGTAGTTTAAGTACTAATAGTTGTAGAATTACTGTGGGATGGAATAGTAGCCTTGTTAATGTCATGATTTTACATATGGCAAGGCAGACTATATTGTGTTTAGTTGAAACCTTGGATAAAAAGACAAAATATTTTTGTAGTTTGGTCTATGCTGGTAATAATGGTAAAATCAGACAAGCATTGTGGAAAGATTTAAAAGCTCATGCCTCTGTTGTTAATGGTTATCCATGGATATTAATGGGGGACTTTAACACCACTAGAAATATCAGCGAGCACAGTGCAGGTGGTTCTCATTTGACTGAAGATATGAAGGAATTCTGTAACTGTATTAATGATATTGAGGTTGAGGATATAAGGAGTAGTGGATTCCATTTTACTTGGACTAAATCCCTTAAGAATCCTTTATGTGGTACTTTAAAGAAGCTAGATAGGATCATGTGCAATGAAGAGTTTGAAGCTACTTACCCTCTAGCTTATGGTAATTTCCTTCCTTATTTGGTGTCAGACCACAGTCCTGCTGTCcttcatattccaaatggtttagtgaAAAAGAAAAGGGCTTTTAGGTTTATGAATCATATTGCTCATAAAGATAATTTTTTAAGTGTTGTTGAGAATGGCTGGAAGTTGCAAGTTGAGGGCTATAAAATGTTCCAAGTTGTCTCAAAGTTAAAGCATCTTAAAAAGGATCTTAATAAGCTTAATTGGGAGAATGGCAATGTGTTCAAAAAGGTTGACATGATGAGGAAGAATCTGAGCAGCTGTCAAGCTGCAGTAGATCAACATCCTCATGATCCTCTAATCAAGAAGCTAGCTACACAGGCATCTATTGACTATGAGTTAGCAAAAAAGGATGAAGTAATTCTATTACAACAAAAAGCTAAGATTCAATGGTTAACTGAGGGAGACAAAAATACTAAATTCTTCCATAGCATTCTGAAAAGTAGAAAGATGAGGTGTAGAATTGTTAGTATCTGTGATGACCATGGTGTTAGATATGAAGGTGATCATGTTGCTGATGTGATCATGTTGCTGATCAGTTTGTTGATCATTTTAAAAATTTTCTTGGGGTAG